A single window of Coffea eugenioides isolate CCC68of chromosome 7, Ceug_1.0, whole genome shotgun sequence DNA harbors:
- the LOC113777821 gene encoding U-box domain-containing protein 5 isoform X1 — MGSDVFEVTEALPSLNDIKVHRLMCAELIKLINSVSKILPETEEARPGCSTGIGALCLLNRAIGKAKLLLQHCSESSKLYLALTGDTILTRCQKSTNLLEQSLSQLQNMVPVMLAAEISKIISDLRVVAFSLDPSEEEAGKVLWELINQYRSPTDSTEETAFKAIQGATVRLHINSQKDLLIETRSIRKLLDKIGQNELPKRKILLFLQHLLKKYGKLIVKEQKETKLMQHEESIPLPSSSGQSVEVESRLLDRPDEAQSNTWSTPGIPEQFKCPLSLRLMYDPVVIASGLTFERMWIQRWFDEGHDVCPKTQKKLSHLSLTPNTVMKDLISKWCAKAGVTIPDPSMPAVYQPLEISSTSIASLSSSVNDLALPIDFSNSSIRATYAGQGSVTSHAQIANGVRFQCIGSAHEIDLEILYEMDSLPWEYRCKVVKDIQSFWKHEDRSCSSISCENLIPPLLKFLKDADDVHDVEALRTGCLLLSAFVKKCRSSTIPCLEEDTYALLASFLDTEVAEETIGVLEVLSCHQPCDYEIAASGALHHILRILDKQISGLQEPALKILCNLSAKSRIRSLMVPANFIPKLVPYFDDSALAGYSVAILKNLCDSEDTRAFLAETDGCIASLTKLLESDSQEDQEYTVGVLLSLCSQRIQYCDLVMEEGVIPGLVAISVNGNNKGKAMSVELLRLLRDGVSESEDCYDVIRDTSPHSKGRKSSSKVQEFFGKMSKFSKHGKKK; from the exons ATGGGGAGTGATGTTTTCGAAGTTACAGAAGCTCTGCCATCTCTGAATGACATAAAG GTGCATCGTCTCATGTGCGCAGAGTTAATAAAATTGATAAATAGCGTTTCGAAAATACTTCCAGAAACAGAAGAAGCCCGGCCTGGGTGCTCAACAGGAATAGGGGCACTTTGCTTATTGAACAGAGCAATTGGTAAAGCCAAGCTGTTGCTTCAGCATTGCAGTGAGTCCAGCAAGCTCTACCTG GCACTAACAGGAGATACTATATTGACAAGATGCCAAAAGTCAACGAATCTGCTTGAGCAAAGTTTAAGCCAGTTGCAAAATATGGTCCCTGTAATGCTTGCTGCAGAG ATTTCGAAAATAATTTCTGATCTAAGAGTTGTGGCATTTAGCTTAGACCCTTCAGAGGAGGAGGCAGGAAAGGTTTTGTGGGAGTTGATTAATCAGTATAGATCTCCAACAGATTCAACAGAAGAAACTGCATTTAAGGCTATCCAAGGTGCTACAGTGAGGCTTCATATCAATTCCCAGAAAGACCTTTTGATAGAGACAAGATCCATCAGGAAGTTGCTTGACAAAATCGGGCAAAATGAGCTGCCAAAAAGGAAAATCTTATTATTCTTGCAACATCTTCTGAAAAAGTACGGGAAGTTGATTGTGAAAGagcaaaaggaaacaaaattgATGCAGCATGAAGAATCCATTCCATTGCCAAGCTCTTCTGGTCAGTCTGTTGAAGTAGAATCTCGGCTGCTAGATAGACCTGATGAGGCTCAAAGTAACACATGGAGTactcctggaattccagaacaaTTCAAATGTCCTTTATCGTTGAGATTAATGTATGACCCCGTTGTTATTGCTTCAGGGCTAACATTTGAAAGGATGTGGATTCAGAGGTGGTTTGATGAAGGTCATGATGTATGTCCAAAGACTCAAAAAAAGTTAAGCCACTTGTCATTGACTCCAAATACTGTCATGAAGGATCTAATTTCAAAGTGGTGCGCAAAAGCTGGAGTAACTATACCTGATCCCAGCATGCCTGCAGTGTATCAACCACTGGAAATTTCATCAACGTCCATTGCCAGCTTGAGCAGTTCTGTGAATGATCTTGCTCTTCCTATAGATTTCAGCAACTCATCTATTCGAGCTACATATGCTGGACAGGGTTCTGTTACTTCTCATGCTCAGATTGCGAATGGTGTGAGATTTCAGTGTATTGGAAGCGCACATGAAATCGATCTGGAGATTCTGTATGAAATGGATTCACTTCCTTGGGAATACAGGTGCAAAGTGGTCAAAGATATTCAGAGCTTTTGGAAACATGAAGATCGATCTTGTAGCTCAATATCATGTGAGAATTTGATTCCACCACTTCTAAAATTTCTGAAGGATGCCGATGACGTTCACGATGTGGAAGCTCTGAGAACTGGATGTCTTTTGCTGTCAGCTTTTGTTAAGAAATGCAG AAGCAGTACTATACCATGCTTGGAAGAAGACACATATGCACTGTTGGCCTCCTTTCTAGACACTGAAGTTGCTGAAGAAACTATTGGTGTACTGGAGGTTTTATCTTGCCACCAACCCTGTGATTATGAAATTGCGGCATCTGGTGCACTTCATCATATACTAAGAATACTTGACAAACAGATATCAGGACTACAGGAGCCAGCCCTCAAAATATTGTGCAATTTGTCAGCAAAGAGTAGAATTAGGTCCTTAATGGTTCCTGCTAACTTCATCCCCAAGTTGGTTCCATATTTCGATGATAGTGCTCTGGCAGGGTACAGTGTGGCTATTCTGAAGAACTTGTGTGACAGTGAAGATACCAGAGCTTTTCTAGCTGAGACTGATGGCTGCATTGCCTCCCTTACTAAACTACTTGAGAGTGACAGTCAGGAAGACCAGGAATATACAGTAGGTGTTCTTCTTTCTTTGTGCTCCCAACGAATTCAATATTGCGATCTGGTCATGGAGGAGGGTGTAATTCCTGGTCTTGTTGCTATATCCGTCAATGGGAATAACAAAGGGAAGGCAATGTCAGTGGAACTACTACGACTCTTACGTGATGGAGTAAGTGAAAGTGAAGATTGCTATGACGTTATTAGAGACACTAGCCCTCATTCCAAAGGAAGGAAATCTTCAAGTAAGGTACAAGAATTTTTTGGGAAAATGTCGAAGTTCTCAAAACATGGAAAGAAAAAGTAA
- the LOC113777821 gene encoding U-box domain-containing protein 5 isoform X2: MGSDVFEVTEALPSLNDIKVHRLMCAELIKLINSVSKILPETEEARPGCSTGIGALCLLNRAIGKAKLLLQHCSESSKLYLALTGDTILTRCQKSTNLLEQSLSQLQNMVPVMLAAEISKIISDLRVVAFSLDPSEEEAGKVLWELINQYRSPTDSTEETAFKAIQGATVRLHINSQKDLLIETRSIRKLLDKIGQNELPKRKILLFLQHLLKKYGKLIVKEQKETKLMQHEESIPLPSSSGQSVEVESRLLDRPDEAQSNTWSTPGIPEQFKCPLSLRLMYDPVVIASGLTFERMWIQRWFDEGHDVCPKTQKKLSHLSLTPNTVMKDLISKWCAKAGVTIPDPSMPAVYQPLEISSTSIASLSSSVNDLALPIDFSNSSIRATYAGQGSVTSHAQIANGVRFQCIGSAHEIDLEILYEMDSLPWEYRCKVVKDIQSFWKHEDRSCSSISCENLIPPLLKFLKDADDVHDVEALRTGCLLLSAFVKKCRSSTIPCLEEDTYALLASFLDTEVAEETIGVLEVLSCHQPCDYEIAASGALHHILRILDKQISGLQEPALKILCNLSAKSRIRSLMVPANFIPKLVPYFDDSALAGYSVAILKNLCDSEDTRAFLAETDGCIASLTKLLESDSQEDQEYTVGVLLSLCSQRIQYCDLVMEEGVIPGLVAISVNGNNKGKAMSVELLRLLRDGVSESEDCYDVIRDTSPHSKGRKSSSKAIKTQLLTDSWI; this comes from the exons ATGGGGAGTGATGTTTTCGAAGTTACAGAAGCTCTGCCATCTCTGAATGACATAAAG GTGCATCGTCTCATGTGCGCAGAGTTAATAAAATTGATAAATAGCGTTTCGAAAATACTTCCAGAAACAGAAGAAGCCCGGCCTGGGTGCTCAACAGGAATAGGGGCACTTTGCTTATTGAACAGAGCAATTGGTAAAGCCAAGCTGTTGCTTCAGCATTGCAGTGAGTCCAGCAAGCTCTACCTG GCACTAACAGGAGATACTATATTGACAAGATGCCAAAAGTCAACGAATCTGCTTGAGCAAAGTTTAAGCCAGTTGCAAAATATGGTCCCTGTAATGCTTGCTGCAGAG ATTTCGAAAATAATTTCTGATCTAAGAGTTGTGGCATTTAGCTTAGACCCTTCAGAGGAGGAGGCAGGAAAGGTTTTGTGGGAGTTGATTAATCAGTATAGATCTCCAACAGATTCAACAGAAGAAACTGCATTTAAGGCTATCCAAGGTGCTACAGTGAGGCTTCATATCAATTCCCAGAAAGACCTTTTGATAGAGACAAGATCCATCAGGAAGTTGCTTGACAAAATCGGGCAAAATGAGCTGCCAAAAAGGAAAATCTTATTATTCTTGCAACATCTTCTGAAAAAGTACGGGAAGTTGATTGTGAAAGagcaaaaggaaacaaaattgATGCAGCATGAAGAATCCATTCCATTGCCAAGCTCTTCTGGTCAGTCTGTTGAAGTAGAATCTCGGCTGCTAGATAGACCTGATGAGGCTCAAAGTAACACATGGAGTactcctggaattccagaacaaTTCAAATGTCCTTTATCGTTGAGATTAATGTATGACCCCGTTGTTATTGCTTCAGGGCTAACATTTGAAAGGATGTGGATTCAGAGGTGGTTTGATGAAGGTCATGATGTATGTCCAAAGACTCAAAAAAAGTTAAGCCACTTGTCATTGACTCCAAATACTGTCATGAAGGATCTAATTTCAAAGTGGTGCGCAAAAGCTGGAGTAACTATACCTGATCCCAGCATGCCTGCAGTGTATCAACCACTGGAAATTTCATCAACGTCCATTGCCAGCTTGAGCAGTTCTGTGAATGATCTTGCTCTTCCTATAGATTTCAGCAACTCATCTATTCGAGCTACATATGCTGGACAGGGTTCTGTTACTTCTCATGCTCAGATTGCGAATGGTGTGAGATTTCAGTGTATTGGAAGCGCACATGAAATCGATCTGGAGATTCTGTATGAAATGGATTCACTTCCTTGGGAATACAGGTGCAAAGTGGTCAAAGATATTCAGAGCTTTTGGAAACATGAAGATCGATCTTGTAGCTCAATATCATGTGAGAATTTGATTCCACCACTTCTAAAATTTCTGAAGGATGCCGATGACGTTCACGATGTGGAAGCTCTGAGAACTGGATGTCTTTTGCTGTCAGCTTTTGTTAAGAAATGCAG AAGCAGTACTATACCATGCTTGGAAGAAGACACATATGCACTGTTGGCCTCCTTTCTAGACACTGAAGTTGCTGAAGAAACTATTGGTGTACTGGAGGTTTTATCTTGCCACCAACCCTGTGATTATGAAATTGCGGCATCTGGTGCACTTCATCATATACTAAGAATACTTGACAAACAGATATCAGGACTACAGGAGCCAGCCCTCAAAATATTGTGCAATTTGTCAGCAAAGAGTAGAATTAGGTCCTTAATGGTTCCTGCTAACTTCATCCCCAAGTTGGTTCCATATTTCGATGATAGTGCTCTGGCAGGGTACAGTGTGGCTATTCTGAAGAACTTGTGTGACAGTGAAGATACCAGAGCTTTTCTAGCTGAGACTGATGGCTGCATTGCCTCCCTTACTAAACTACTTGAGAGTGACAGTCAGGAAGACCAGGAATATACAGTAGGTGTTCTTCTTTCTTTGTGCTCCCAACGAATTCAATATTGCGATCTGGTCATGGAGGAGGGTGTAATTCCTGGTCTTGTTGCTATATCCGTCAATGGGAATAACAAAGGGAAGGCAATGTCAGTGGAACTACTACGACTCTTACGTGATGGAGTAAGTGAAAGTGAAGATTGCTATGACGTTATTAGAGACACTAGCCCTCATTCCAAAGGAAGGAAATCTTCAAGTAAG GCAATCAAGACTCAACTTTTAACAGATTCTTGGATATAA
- the LOC113778169 gene encoding transcription factor HBI1-like isoform X1 encodes MLHCLQTPSPENFTAAGMNADMSVLERQRSVLQRLYQQQQHQQDMHSSQPTTSSMPLFQYQNLVNPLKVHQENSPNFGFTCSEITTTNTNLEMDHHQLSCSNVTATSSKTHHVASSKKRKAEFDVEEECKDKRVEGEAGEVQSGITVKSEKENSGRNSRENSNSKASEVVQKTDYIHVRARRGQATDSHSLAERARREKISKKMKCLQDLVPGCNKVTGKAGMLDEIINYVQSLQKQVEFLSMKLATLNPRLDFNVDNIFAKEFPAYIASFPTAATPIEVVHSALLQYNQGQQEPTSSGLDMAINPAQMVPQRTGTSSLTFPEAYFDSISSLSQMPTWDSDWQSFYNNVVSYH; translated from the exons ATGTTACACTGCCTGCAGACGCCGTCACCGGAGAACTTCACCGCTGCCGGCATGAACGCCGATATGAGCGTACTGGAAAGGCAGAGATCAGTGTTGCAACGCCTTTACCAGCAGCAGCAGCATCAACAGGACATGCATTCTTCGCAACCCACAACATCATCAATGCCTCTGTTTCAGTACCAGAATTTAGTGAATCCCTTGAAAGTTCATCAAGAAAATTCCCCCAATTTCGGGTTCACCTGTTCCGAAATCACGACTACTAATACTAATTTGGAAATGGATCACCATCAACTATCCTGCTCTAACGTTACTGCTACTTCATCTAAAACTCATCATGTTGCTTCCagcaagaaaaggaaagcaGAG TTTGATGTAGAAGAGGAGTGCAAGGACAAAAGGGTCGAAGGAGAAGCAGGGGAAGTACAGTCAGGGATTACCGTAAaaagtgaaaaggaaaattcAGGGAGAAATTCAAGGGAAAATTCCAATTCCAAGGCTTCAGAGGTGGTTCAGAAGACTGATTACATTCATGTCAGAGCGCGTCGTGGTCAGGCCACTGATAGCCACAGCTTAGCTGAAAGG GCTAGGAGGGagaaaattagtaagaagatgAAATGTCTACAAGATTTAGTCCCTGGCTGTAACAAAGTTACTGGGAAGGCTGGCATGCTCGATGAAATTATTAATTACGTTCAATCTCTCCAGAAACAAGTTGAG TTCCTTTCAATGAAATTGGCTACTCTGAATCCGCGGCTAGACTTTAACGTTGACAACATCTTTGCAAAAGAG TTTCCTGCTTACATCGCCAGTTTTCCGACCGCGGCTACACCGATAGAAGTGGTTCATTCAGCCTTACTACAGTACAATCAAGGGCAACAAGAACCCACAAGTTCAGGGCTTGATATGGCAATCAATCCTGCTCAGATGGTGCCACAGAGAACCGGAACATCCTCATTAACATTTCCGGAAGCAtattttgattcaatttctaGTCTGTCC CAGATGCCAACTTGGGACAGCGATTGGCAAAGCTTTTACAACAATGTCGTCAGCTATCATTGA
- the LOC113778169 gene encoding transcription factor HBI1-like isoform X2, whose translation MLHCLQTPSPENFTAAGMNADMSVLERQRSVLQRLYQQQQHQQDMHSSQPTTSSMPLFQYQNLVNPLKVHQENSPNFGFTCSEITTTNTNLEMDHHQLSCSNVTATSSKTHHVASSKKRKAEFDVEEECKDKRVEGEAGEVQSGITVKSEKENSGRNSRENSNSKASEVVQKTDYIHVRARRGQATDSHSLAERARREKISKKMKCLQDLVPGCNKVTGKAGMLDEIINYVQSLQKQVEFLSMKLATLNPRLDFNVDNIFAKEFPAYIASFPTAATPIEVVHSALLQYNQGQQEPTSSGLDMAINPAQMVPQRTGTSSLTFPEAYFDSISSLSMPTWDSDWQSFYNNVVSYH comes from the exons ATGTTACACTGCCTGCAGACGCCGTCACCGGAGAACTTCACCGCTGCCGGCATGAACGCCGATATGAGCGTACTGGAAAGGCAGAGATCAGTGTTGCAACGCCTTTACCAGCAGCAGCAGCATCAACAGGACATGCATTCTTCGCAACCCACAACATCATCAATGCCTCTGTTTCAGTACCAGAATTTAGTGAATCCCTTGAAAGTTCATCAAGAAAATTCCCCCAATTTCGGGTTCACCTGTTCCGAAATCACGACTACTAATACTAATTTGGAAATGGATCACCATCAACTATCCTGCTCTAACGTTACTGCTACTTCATCTAAAACTCATCATGTTGCTTCCagcaagaaaaggaaagcaGAG TTTGATGTAGAAGAGGAGTGCAAGGACAAAAGGGTCGAAGGAGAAGCAGGGGAAGTACAGTCAGGGATTACCGTAAaaagtgaaaaggaaaattcAGGGAGAAATTCAAGGGAAAATTCCAATTCCAAGGCTTCAGAGGTGGTTCAGAAGACTGATTACATTCATGTCAGAGCGCGTCGTGGTCAGGCCACTGATAGCCACAGCTTAGCTGAAAGG GCTAGGAGGGagaaaattagtaagaagatgAAATGTCTACAAGATTTAGTCCCTGGCTGTAACAAAGTTACTGGGAAGGCTGGCATGCTCGATGAAATTATTAATTACGTTCAATCTCTCCAGAAACAAGTTGAG TTCCTTTCAATGAAATTGGCTACTCTGAATCCGCGGCTAGACTTTAACGTTGACAACATCTTTGCAAAAGAG TTTCCTGCTTACATCGCCAGTTTTCCGACCGCGGCTACACCGATAGAAGTGGTTCATTCAGCCTTACTACAGTACAATCAAGGGCAACAAGAACCCACAAGTTCAGGGCTTGATATGGCAATCAATCCTGCTCAGATGGTGCCACAGAGAACCGGAACATCCTCATTAACATTTCCGGAAGCAtattttgattcaatttctaGTCTGTCC ATGCCAACTTGGGACAGCGATTGGCAAAGCTTTTACAACAATGTCGTCAGCTATCATTGA